In Prochlorococcus marinus XMU1404, the following proteins share a genomic window:
- the map gene encoding type I methionyl aminopeptidase — translation MKHFADLLLNKNNSKTNDQIPFIQRRRGIEIKSAREINLMKKSSRIVATVLREINDLIEPGMSTKDLDDFAEKRIKSFGAVPSFKGYHGFPSSICSSINNEVVHGIPNKNKIIKNGDLVKIDTGAYLDGFHGDSCISICVGEVSPKTQNLSDVALKALYAGLSKIKAGNTLLDVAGEIEDLVIKNGFSVVEDYTGHGVGRNLHEEPSVFNFRTKELPNVVLREGMTLAVEPIVNEGTKFCKTLNDRWTVITKDGKLSAQWEHTIVVLKDGIEILTDRDF, via the coding sequence ATGAAACATTTTGCAGATCTCTTATTAAATAAAAATAATTCTAAAACTAATGATCAAATTCCTTTTATCCAGAGGAGAAGAGGAATTGAAATAAAGTCTGCACGTGAAATTAATCTGATGAAAAAATCTAGTAGGATAGTTGCAACAGTGCTTAGAGAAATTAATGATTTAATTGAACCTGGAATGAGTACAAAAGATTTAGATGATTTCGCAGAAAAGAGGATAAAAAGTTTTGGAGCTGTACCTAGTTTTAAGGGGTACCATGGTTTCCCTTCAAGTATTTGTTCTAGTATTAATAATGAGGTTGTGCATGGAATACCAAATAAAAATAAAATAATTAAAAATGGTGACTTAGTTAAAATTGATACAGGAGCATATTTAGACGGTTTCCATGGGGATAGTTGTATATCAATTTGTGTAGGAGAAGTTAGTCCAAAGACCCAAAATCTCAGTGATGTAGCATTAAAAGCTTTGTATGCAGGTCTTTCAAAAATCAAGGCAGGAAATACACTTCTTGATGTTGCGGGGGAAATTGAAGATTTAGTTATAAAAAATGGCTTTAGTGTTGTTGAGGATTACACAGGCCATGGAGTTGGAAGAAATCTCCATGAAGAACCATCGGTTTTTAATTTTCGGACAAAAGAATTGCCCAATGTCGTTCTTCGCGAAGGAATGACATTGGCGGTGGAACCTATCGTTAACGAAGGGACTAAATTTTGTAAAACATTAAATGATAGATGGACTGTAATAACAAAAGATGGTAAATTATCTGCGCAATGGGAGCATACAATAGTCGTTTTAAAAGATGGGATTGAAATATTGACAGATAGAGATTTCTAG
- a CDS encoding SDR family oxidoreductase, which yields MLNSIKNKKTVGITGASGALGKELTKLFRQKGYKVIGFTHSKSDYEINLESPNEWVKWECGKESALKNHLKKIDILILNHGIYNLSRENSNYENSIEINALSKFKFLNLFEDIALTNESLIKKEIWINTSEAEILPALNPSYEISKSLIGQLVSFKKYFQNKDTKEKLIIKKIILGPFKSELNPIGIMSPKFVSKKIYDLINSKNYLIIISPNPISYLLFPLKEFFTFLYCQIIYKYKS from the coding sequence ATGTTAAATTCAATAAAAAACAAAAAAACTGTTGGGATTACTGGAGCTTCTGGTGCTTTAGGGAAAGAACTAACAAAATTGTTTCGTCAAAAAGGATATAAAGTGATTGGATTTACTCACAGTAAAAGTGATTATGAAATAAATCTTGAATCTCCAAATGAATGGGTTAAATGGGAATGTGGGAAAGAATCTGCACTAAAAAATCATCTAAAAAAGATTGACATATTAATCTTGAACCACGGAATCTACAACTTGAGTAGAGAAAATTCCAATTATGAAAACTCAATAGAAATAAATGCATTAAGCAAATTCAAGTTTTTAAATTTATTTGAGGATATTGCTCTAACCAATGAGTCACTAATAAAAAAAGAGATTTGGATAAATACATCTGAAGCAGAAATATTACCAGCCCTAAATCCATCATATGAGATAAGCAAATCCCTTATTGGTCAATTAGTGTCTTTCAAAAAATATTTTCAGAACAAAGATACTAAGGAAAAATTAATTATAAAAAAAATCATCTTAGGGCCCTTCAAATCAGAACTTAATCCTATCGGAATTATGAGTCCCAAATTTGTGTCTAAAAAAATTTATGATTTAATCAATTCAAAAAATTATTTAATAATAATTAGTCCAAACCCCATAAGTTATCTACTTTTCCCACTGAAAGAGTTTTTTACTTTTTTGTATTGCCAAATTATTTATAAATACAAATCTTAG
- a CDS encoding phosphotransacetylase family protein: protein MSDILLIGSCEPFSGKSALVLGIAKRLLQENKKVRIGKPLATCIELTNLPSMSYEGLIDDDVKFIGSTLNIEEENLISSVGLLDNISAEKRISNKDLLPGKGFDQIEGLVNDNFEGLNILEAAGSLHEGMIYGLSLPQLAESLDAKVLIVNLWEDCKSVDALLDAKKQLGEHLAGVVLNAVRPQEVEKVKNEIIPSLEDMNIEVFGVMPKSPLLRSVTVGELVRRLDAQVICCPEKDQLLVETLSIGAMGVNSAMEFFRRRRNMAVVTGADRTDIQLAALEASTQCLILTGLGEPLSQLIHRAEELEVPILKVELDTLSSVEIIEQAFGHVRIHESIKASYAVQLVQENVNLQRILKKIDFPCNFPDKC, encoded by the coding sequence ATGAGCGATATATTATTAATTGGCTCATGTGAGCCATTTAGTGGTAAGTCTGCATTGGTTCTTGGGATAGCAAAAAGACTTTTACAGGAGAACAAAAAAGTACGTATTGGTAAACCACTAGCCACATGTATAGAACTTACGAATCTTCCTTCAATGTCTTATGAAGGATTAATAGATGATGATGTTAAGTTTATTGGATCTACATTAAATATCGAAGAGGAGAATTTAATTTCCTCAGTAGGGTTGTTGGATAATATATCAGCTGAAAAAAGAATCTCTAACAAAGATTTGCTCCCAGGCAAAGGGTTTGATCAAATTGAGGGATTGGTTAATGATAATTTTGAAGGATTAAACATCCTAGAAGCGGCTGGAAGTCTTCATGAAGGAATGATTTATGGCTTAAGTCTCCCCCAACTAGCAGAGAGTTTAGATGCAAAGGTCTTAATCGTAAATTTATGGGAAGATTGTAAAAGCGTAGATGCATTACTTGATGCGAAAAAACAATTGGGAGAGCATTTAGCTGGAGTTGTTCTAAATGCAGTGCGACCTCAAGAAGTCGAAAAAGTTAAAAATGAAATAATACCCTCTCTTGAAGACATGAATATTGAAGTGTTTGGGGTGATGCCTAAATCACCACTGCTCAGAAGTGTAACTGTCGGAGAGCTTGTAAGAAGATTAGATGCCCAAGTAATTTGTTGCCCCGAAAAAGATCAATTACTAGTTGAGACATTAAGTATTGGGGCAATGGGTGTTAATTCTGCAATGGAATTTTTCAGAAGAAGAAGAAATATGGCTGTAGTGACTGGCGCTGATAGAACTGATATTCAACTTGCGGCTTTGGAGGCTTCGACTCAATGTCTTATTCTAACCGGTTTGGGAGAACCTTTATCACAACTTATTCATAGAGCAGAGGAATTGGAGGTGCCAATTTTGAAAGTAGAACTAGACACTCTCTCTTCTGTAGAAATTATTGAACAAGCTTTTGGTCATGTAAGAATACACGAATCAATCAAAGCTTCTTATGCTGTTCAATTAGTTCAGGAGAACGTAAATTTACAAAGAATTCTCAAAAAGATAGATTTTCCCTGCAATTTTCCAGATAAATGCTAA
- a CDS encoding DNA recombination-mediator protein A, which produces MSRSLDLPPTQGVDALAQELAKLQDNGKRRIAFLGSRHVPVVDIHLIELIARSLAEEEHNILTSGSQGVNAAVIRAVLDINPSLLTVLLPQSLDRQLPEIKHQLERVIHLVEKSENDELPLPLASSLCNQEIISRCDQLICFAFHDSETLLNSCRCAEEMGKVVSLLFFD; this is translated from the coding sequence TTGAGTCGCTCTTTAGATTTACCTCCAACACAAGGCGTTGATGCCTTAGCACAAGAACTCGCAAAACTCCAAGATAATGGAAAAAGGAGGATTGCATTTTTGGGCAGTAGACATGTACCAGTTGTCGATATCCACTTGATTGAGTTGATAGCAAGGTCATTGGCAGAGGAAGAACATAATATTCTTACTTCAGGATCTCAAGGAGTAAATGCTGCTGTGATTCGAGCTGTGTTGGATATTAATCCATCATTATTGACTGTTTTATTACCACAAAGCCTTGATAGACAATTACCCGAAATCAAGCATCAACTTGAAAGAGTTATTCATTTGGTTGAAAAAAGTGAAAATGATGAATTGCCTTTGCCACTCGCAAGCAGCCTTTGTAACCAAGAAATAATTTCTAGGTGTGATCAATTAATATGTTTTGCCTTTCACGATAGTGAAACCTTGCTTAATAGTTGTAGATGTGCAGAAGAGATGGGAAAGGTGGTTAGTTTGTTATTTTTTGATTAA
- a CDS encoding YajQ family cyclic di-GMP-binding protein has protein sequence MAESFSFDVVSDFERQELVNTLDQVKREISQRYDLKGTGSTVDLDKENISITTNSELTLNAINDIIRQKAIKRNLSLKIFDYGEIEIVSGNKVKQTILLKQGIKQEIAKKISKNIRDQIKKINVSINGETLRISSKSKNDLQLAIKLVGQLEESLNIPLKANNFR, from the coding sequence ATGGCAGAAAGCTTTTCATTTGATGTGGTTTCTGATTTTGAGAGACAGGAATTAGTTAATACTTTAGATCAAGTAAAAAGAGAAATTTCTCAACGCTATGATTTGAAAGGGACTGGTTCAACAGTTGATTTAGATAAAGAAAATATTTCTATAACCACTAATAGTGAACTTACATTAAATGCTATAAATGACATCATCAGACAAAAGGCAATAAAAAGAAACTTATCTTTGAAAATTTTCGATTATGGTGAAATTGAAATAGTGAGCGGCAATAAAGTAAAACAGACCATTTTATTGAAACAAGGCATCAAACAAGAAATAGCAAAAAAAATTAGTAAAAATATTAGAGATCAGATTAAAAAAATAAATGTAAGCATTAATGGAGAAACACTAAGAATCTCGAGCAAGAGCAAAAATGATCTTCAACTGGCAATTAAGCTTGTTGGTCAATTGGAAGAATCTTTGAATATTCCTCTAAAGGCCAATAATTTTAGATAA
- a CDS encoding prohibitin family protein encodes MSTSFKNVTPTGPGGTATLLIVLSFTGFLLLTQALFVVPSGQVAVVTTLGKVSGPSRRAGLNFKLPFVQSVYPFDIKTQVQPEKFETLTKDLQVIRATATVKYSVKPNEAGRIFATIASRNSDVYQKIVQPSLLKALKSVFSQYELETIATEFAVISEKVGDTVAQELNSFDYVDVKSLDLTGLEIAEEYRAAIEQKQIAGQQLLRAKTEVEIAEQEALRYETLNRSLDDQVLFKLFLDKWDGSTQVVPGLPGSEGGSPPVIVGGRR; translated from the coding sequence ATGTCAACATCCTTTAAAAATGTCACCCCAACCGGTCCAGGTGGAACAGCAACCCTACTAATTGTATTGTCTTTTACTGGCTTTCTTTTACTTACTCAGGCTCTATTTGTTGTCCCCTCCGGACAGGTTGCAGTAGTTACAACATTAGGGAAAGTAAGCGGTCCTTCTAGGAGGGCTGGCTTGAACTTTAAGCTCCCATTCGTTCAGTCTGTATATCCATTTGATATAAAAACTCAAGTTCAACCTGAAAAATTTGAAACTTTAACTAAGGATCTTCAAGTTATTAGGGCCACAGCCACTGTCAAATATTCGGTCAAACCTAATGAAGCAGGAAGAATTTTCGCAACAATTGCAAGTAGAAATAGTGATGTATATCAAAAAATTGTTCAGCCATCTTTACTAAAAGCTCTCAAATCTGTCTTTTCTCAATATGAGCTAGAGACAATAGCCACAGAATTTGCAGTCATTTCTGAAAAAGTAGGAGATACAGTAGCTCAAGAATTGAATTCATTCGATTATGTAGACGTTAAAAGTTTAGACTTGACAGGGTTAGAGATAGCAGAAGAATATAGAGCAGCCATTGAACAAAAGCAAATAGCCGGTCAACAATTATTAAGGGCAAAAACTGAGGTTGAAATTGCAGAACAAGAAGCTCTTAGATATGAGACATTAAATAGAAGCCTTGATGATCAAGTGCTTTTCAAATTATTTCTAGACAAATGGGACGGTAGTACTCAAGTTGTACCTGGTCTGCCAGGTTCAGAAGGTGGCAGCCCACCAGTAATTGTTGGTGGTAGAAGGTAA
- the hemL gene encoding glutamate-1-semialdehyde 2,1-aminomutase — translation MTDILNCTQSEEVFSAAQELMPGGVSSPVRAFKSVGGQPIVFDRVKGPFAWDIDGNRYIDYIGSWGPAICGHAHPEVTTALQEAIEKGTSFGAPCVLENKLAEMVIDAVPSVEMVRFVNSGTEACMAVLRLMRAFTGRDKVIKFDGCYHGHADMFLVKAGSGVATLGLPDSPGVPRTTTANTLTAPYNDLEAVKKLFSENPDAISGVILEPIVGNAGFITPEPGFLEGLRELTTENGSLLVFDEVMTGFRISYGGAQEKFGVTPDLTTLGKVIGGGLPVGAYGGKKEIMSMVAPSGPVYQAGTLSGNPLAMTAGIKTLELLKQEGTYEKLDAITSRLIEGIIQSAENNGITINGGSVSAMFGFFLCDGPVRNFDEAKTNNAELFGKLHREMLQRGVYLAPSPFEAGFTSLAHSEEEIDKTIEAFDESFNSIKV, via the coding sequence GTGACTGACATATTAAATTGCACCCAATCAGAAGAAGTTTTCTCCGCCGCCCAAGAATTAATGCCTGGAGGAGTTAGCTCTCCTGTTAGAGCTTTCAAGTCTGTTGGTGGACAGCCCATTGTTTTTGATAGAGTTAAAGGCCCTTTTGCTTGGGATATCGATGGGAATAGATATATTGACTACATAGGTAGCTGGGGGCCCGCTATATGCGGACATGCTCACCCTGAAGTTACAACGGCATTACAAGAAGCGATTGAGAAAGGTACCAGCTTCGGTGCTCCGTGTGTTTTAGAGAACAAACTCGCTGAGATGGTTATAGACGCCGTCCCATCTGTGGAAATGGTTAGATTTGTTAATAGTGGTACTGAAGCCTGTATGGCTGTTTTAAGGCTTATGAGAGCATTCACCGGAAGAGATAAAGTTATCAAATTTGACGGGTGCTATCACGGTCATGCAGATATGTTTTTAGTGAAAGCAGGCTCAGGAGTAGCCACTTTGGGATTACCCGATTCTCCAGGGGTTCCAAGAACAACAACTGCTAATACACTTACTGCACCTTATAATGATCTTGAAGCAGTAAAAAAATTATTTTCTGAAAATCCTGACGCAATTTCGGGAGTGATTCTTGAACCTATCGTTGGTAATGCTGGCTTTATTACTCCTGAGCCTGGATTCTTAGAAGGATTAAGAGAATTAACAACTGAAAATGGGTCCTTATTAGTTTTTGATGAAGTCATGACTGGTTTCCGAATCAGTTATGGAGGCGCTCAAGAAAAATTTGGAGTTACTCCTGATTTAACTACACTAGGGAAAGTAATTGGTGGAGGCTTACCTGTAGGAGCCTATGGAGGCAAAAAGGAAATAATGTCAATGGTTGCCCCTTCTGGACCGGTCTACCAAGCAGGAACTCTGAGCGGCAATCCACTAGCAATGACTGCTGGAATAAAAACTCTAGAGCTACTTAAACAGGAAGGAACATACGAGAAATTAGATGCAATAACATCTAGGTTGATTGAAGGAATAATTCAATCTGCAGAAAATAATGGCATTACAATAAATGGTGGAAGTGTAAGTGCTATGTTTGGATTTTTCTTGTGTGATGGGCCAGTTAGGAACTTTGATGAAGCGAAAACAAATAATGCAGAACTATTTGGCAAGTTGCACAGAGAAATGCTTCAAAGAGGTGTTTACTTAGCACCAAGTCCTTTTGAAGCAGGCTTCACATCATTAGCTCATAGCGAGGAAGAGATTGATAAAACGATAGAAGCTTTCGATGAATCTTTTAATTCCATAAAAGTTTGA
- the xth gene encoding exodeoxyribonuclease III, with translation MLIATWNVNSIRTRLSQIINWIDKVNPDILCLQETKVTDDSFPAESFEKLGYSVEVYGQKSYNGVAIISKVKAENVKKGFYNCSSSNKNIEIFLDQKRLISADFNGVKIINVYVPNGSSLESEKFKYKINWLNCLATLIDEQEKKGELICLMGDFNVAPSDIDIHDPKKYEGGIMASIIERNALNNVLKGRLIDSFRIFEKNNGHWSWWDYRNNAYELNKGWRIDHIYISKELSSKLKSCVIDSLPRANIRPSDHVPVMIDLQLNDMNSEFYEDEDNFFEI, from the coding sequence TTGTTAATAGCAACTTGGAATGTTAACTCTATAAGAACTAGGCTTTCACAAATAATAAATTGGATTGATAAAGTTAATCCTGACATTTTATGTTTGCAGGAAACAAAAGTGACAGATGATAGTTTCCCAGCTGAATCTTTCGAAAAATTAGGCTATTCGGTAGAGGTCTATGGACAAAAATCATATAATGGCGTAGCTATTATTTCTAAAGTAAAAGCAGAAAACGTTAAAAAAGGATTCTACAATTGTTCATCCTCTAATAAAAATATCGAAATTTTCCTAGATCAAAAAAGATTGATTTCTGCAGATTTTAATGGAGTCAAAATAATAAATGTTTACGTGCCTAATGGATCTTCACTAGAATCCGAAAAGTTCAAATACAAAATTAATTGGTTAAATTGTCTGGCTACTCTTATAGATGAGCAAGAAAAAAAAGGAGAATTAATTTGTCTGATGGGTGATTTTAATGTTGCTCCATCTGACATAGATATTCATGATCCAAAAAAATATGAAGGGGGGATAATGGCATCTATTATTGAGAGAAACGCACTAAATAATGTTCTGAAAGGAAGATTAATAGACTCATTCAGGATTTTTGAAAAAAACAATGGTCATTGGAGTTGGTGGGATTACCGTAATAACGCATACGAGTTAAATAAAGGCTGGAGAATAGACCATATCTACATCAGCAAAGAACTATCATCAAAACTCAAGAGCTGTGTGATAGACAGCTTACCTAGAGCAAATATACGCCCAAGTGATCATGTACCTGTAATGATTGATCTGCAATTAAATGACATGAATTCAGAATTTTATGAGGATGAGGATAATTTTTTCGAAATATAA
- the larC gene encoding nickel pincer cofactor biosynthesis protein LarC, with amino-acid sequence MEDIYIECSPGISGDMLLGAFYDLGVPKKVIEQPLVDLGLTDKYNLDFKESRSCSILGIKTKVESIDCDSIKRNWRSIKELILNGHLEDKLQQIIFKVFESLASAEGKVHGIEPEDVHFHEIGAIDSLVDIIGVCAALNYLNPKKVYCNEPMLGKGFVQTEHGKLSVPPPAVIELVRKQNIKVVSCLESINGELSTPTGIALLSNLVDYLQPPSKYSINSYGVGIGNLKFPFPNLVRVYKITSFADSFINEQINPKCEEISVQEAWIDDQTPEDISNFVEKLRIEGAYDVSYQAINMKKNRIGFSIQAILPIEKKEFFRQLWFDYSNTIGVRERTQSRWILLRRRGECSTTFGNIKVKQTLKPDGSITMKPENDEVFRLKLEYKKSTDEIRKIIKDSWKNFKAFENWK; translated from the coding sequence ATGGAAGATATTTATATTGAATGTTCTCCAGGCATCTCTGGGGATATGTTGTTAGGAGCCTTTTATGACTTAGGGGTGCCTAAAAAAGTAATTGAACAACCACTTGTTGATCTTGGATTAACCGATAAATACAATCTAGATTTTAAAGAATCTAGAAGTTGTTCAATCCTTGGGATCAAGACGAAGGTTGAGAGTATTGATTGCGATTCAATTAAAAGAAATTGGAGAAGTATTAAAGAACTTATTTTAAATGGGCACTTAGAAGATAAATTACAGCAAATTATTTTTAAAGTATTTGAATCTTTAGCGAGTGCGGAAGGAAAAGTTCATGGTATTGAGCCTGAGGATGTACATTTTCATGAAATTGGAGCTATCGATTCATTAGTGGACATTATAGGAGTATGTGCTGCATTGAATTACTTAAATCCTAAGAAGGTTTATTGCAATGAGCCAATGTTGGGAAAAGGTTTTGTTCAAACAGAACATGGAAAATTATCTGTTCCCCCTCCTGCTGTAATTGAGTTAGTAAGGAAACAAAATATTAAAGTTGTTTCATGCTTAGAATCAATAAATGGTGAACTATCTACACCAACTGGAATTGCTTTACTTTCTAACTTAGTTGACTATTTGCAACCTCCTTCAAAATATTCTATTAACTCTTATGGAGTAGGCATTGGTAACCTAAAATTTCCATTCCCTAATTTGGTAAGAGTTTATAAAATTACTTCATTTGCAGATTCATTTATAAATGAACAAATTAATCCAAAGTGTGAAGAGATATCTGTCCAAGAAGCATGGATTGATGACCAAACACCCGAAGATATATCTAATTTTGTAGAGAAACTGAGAATTGAAGGGGCTTACGACGTATCTTATCAAGCTATCAATATGAAAAAAAATAGAATTGGATTTTCTATTCAGGCAATTTTGCCAATAGAGAAAAAAGAATTTTTTAGGCAGTTATGGTTTGATTACTCCAACACTATTGGAGTTCGTGAAAGGACTCAATCAAGGTGGATATTACTTAGAAGGAGAGGTGAATGTTCAACGACTTTTGGAAATATAAAAGTTAAACAGACTTTGAAGCCTGATGGATCAATAACTATGAAACCAGAAAATGACGAAGTTTTTAGATTGAAACTAGAGTATAAAAAATCAACTGACGAAATAAGAAAAATAATAAAAGATTCATGGAAAAACTTTAAAGCATTTGAAAACTGGAAATGA
- a CDS encoding lysylphosphatidylglycerol synthase domain-containing protein: protein MRFNISKKSYWKFLKEINFVGLKSIFFISSLVYFCIYFFDNFDKISFDINLEKSGINLSLSFLFCLLSIYLNAYAWKYIVKWFGKEFESNNLVSFYVLTNSLKYVPGGIWHFVERFNFIRKISNPQIALYSTLIEPYFMLSGSFLLASLGIIFSPLYSFLILPLVFLNRKLIYVVLKRLGSLKGRVFEVLRLPNSKDQFEKRINIISFFPAKALLLEIGFVLSKFIGFYICLNTFNTSNPLDIKFLLVMFSLSWTLGLVVPTAPGGVGVFEACFLFFVGSKIPHNTILVSLIYFRVISTSADLFLSFPFFIRKLFKRI from the coding sequence ATGAGATTTAATATAAGTAAAAAGTCGTATTGGAAATTTCTTAAAGAAATTAATTTTGTTGGTTTAAAAAGTATTTTCTTTATTTCAAGCTTGGTATATTTTTGCATCTATTTTTTTGATAATTTTGATAAAATTTCTTTCGATATCAATTTAGAAAAGAGTGGAATTAATTTATCTTTATCATTTTTATTTTGTTTATTAAGTATTTACCTTAATGCTTATGCATGGAAATACATAGTTAAATGGTTTGGGAAAGAATTTGAAAGTAATAATCTTGTTTCTTTTTATGTTTTAACCAATAGTCTTAAATATGTCCCAGGAGGTATTTGGCATTTTGTTGAAAGATTTAATTTTATAAGAAAAATAAGTAATCCTCAGATTGCTTTGTATTCGACACTTATAGAGCCTTACTTTATGTTGAGTGGATCTTTTCTGTTGGCATCGCTGGGAATAATTTTTTCACCACTTTACTCTTTTTTGATTTTGCCTTTAGTGTTTTTAAATAGGAAATTAATTTATGTTGTATTAAAAAGATTAGGTTCTCTTAAGGGGAGGGTATTTGAGGTTTTAAGACTGCCAAATTCAAAAGACCAATTTGAAAAGAGAATTAATATAATTTCTTTTTTCCCTGCTAAAGCTTTATTACTTGAAATTGGTTTTGTTTTATCTAAGTTTATTGGTTTTTATATTTGCCTCAATACTTTTAACACAAGTAATCCTCTCGATATCAAATTTTTATTAGTAATGTTTTCGTTGTCATGGACTTTAGGTTTGGTAGTCCCAACGGCTCCAGGAGGAGTTGGCGTTTTTGAAGCCTGCTTCCTTTTTTTTGTTGGCAGTAAGATTCCACATAATACGATTCTTGTTAGCTTAATTTATTTTAGAGTTATATCTACCTCGGCAGATTTGTTTTTGAGCTTCCCTTTTTTTATTAGAAAACTGTTTAAAAGAATTTAG
- a CDS encoding ABC transporter permease encodes MKILIKEFKKVVTGLKLLYITAFIVAISVILPISNFILEGIDYVINGDFSLGFAGGEEVLGTLKVLTLTSLLGGGLGTLNGWLLSNCDFKFRKVLRICQLIPLAAPAYLITAILQDLGSIFGYQVTGLWWGCLILSISTYPYVFILANESFNKFGVNQINASRGLGVGPWRSFFKIAFPMALPALITGISLMCMEVMNELGTFALLNIPSISTGIAENWIIEGNPKSAIGLSLIALLIIFALIIFEKFSRRKSKRWSENPAAQDSQGWELKKTRALLAITISLFPPIFSFGIPCFWVLLNIDQIQKGFSLELLTLSLRTISLGLCTALITMLFSLIISLARRPNKSLFLRLITNLAGIGYAIPGTVLALSLISISSSKFNFTAISLLIWGYIVRFLTISKGSVDSSLERISPSLDEAALGLGENWLGIIKRIHLPLLQGPILVGSLLVFVDTIKELPLTFILRPFDFDTLSVRIYQYAGDERMIEAILPAILIMTLGLIASITLIPSLEKKN; translated from the coding sequence TTGAAAATACTCATTAAAGAATTTAAGAAAGTAGTAACTGGACTAAAACTTCTCTATATCACTGCTTTTATTGTTGCAATCTCAGTAATTCTTCCAATTTCCAATTTTATTTTAGAAGGAATAGATTACGTTATTAATGGGGATTTTTCATTAGGTTTTGCAGGAGGAGAAGAAGTACTAGGCACTTTAAAAGTTTTAACCCTAACAAGTTTACTTGGAGGAGGCTTAGGAACCTTAAATGGATGGTTACTTTCAAATTGTGATTTCAAGTTCAGAAAAGTTCTCCGTATTTGCCAGCTAATTCCACTAGCTGCTCCAGCATATCTAATAACAGCTATTTTGCAGGATTTAGGAAGTATTTTTGGGTATCAAGTAACTGGTTTATGGTGGGGGTGTTTAATACTTTCTATTTCTACTTATCCATATGTATTTATTCTTGCTAACGAAAGTTTTAATAAATTTGGAGTAAATCAAATCAATGCTAGTAGAGGATTAGGAGTTGGGCCCTGGAGAAGCTTCTTTAAAATTGCTTTTCCAATGGCGTTACCTGCACTAATAACAGGAATAAGTTTAATGTGCATGGAAGTAATGAATGAATTAGGGACATTTGCATTATTAAATATTCCAAGTATTTCTACAGGTATAGCCGAAAATTGGATAATTGAAGGTAATCCAAAAAGTGCTATTGGATTATCTTTAATTGCCTTGTTAATTATTTTCGCTTTAATTATTTTCGAAAAGTTCTCTAGAAGAAAATCAAAGAGGTGGAGTGAAAATCCTGCTGCACAAGATTCTCAAGGATGGGAGTTAAAAAAAACTAGAGCGCTTTTGGCAATAACTATATCCTTATTCCCTCCAATTTTCTCTTTTGGAATTCCATGTTTTTGGGTTCTGCTAAATATCGATCAAATTCAAAAAGGGTTTTCTTTAGAATTACTTACTCTATCATTGAGGACTATTAGTCTTGGACTTTGTACAGCATTAATAACGATGCTATTCTCCTTAATTATTTCCCTGGCTAGACGTCCAAATAAAAGTTTATTTCTAAGACTCATAACAAACCTTGCGGGGATAGGTTACGCAATTCCAGGGACAGTATTAGCTTTATCTTTAATAAGCATTTCTTCTTCAAAGTTCAATTTCACTGCTATTTCCTTGCTAATTTGGGGTTATATTGTCCGATTTCTAACAATTTCTAAGGGTTCCGTTGATTCAAGTCTTGAAAGGATTTCTCCTAGTCTTGATGAAGCTGCACTTGGACTAGGGGAAAATTGGCTTGGAATCATAAAAAGAATTCATTTACCTCTACTCCAAGGGCCAATACTTGTAGGATCACTCTTAGTTTTTGTAGACACAATAAAAGAATTGCCCCTAACATTTATTTTGAGACCATTCGATTTCGACACATTGTCTGTGAGAATATATCAATATGCTGGAGATGAAAGAATGATAGAGGCTATATTACCAGCAATTCTTATCATGACTTTAGGCCTTATTGCATCAATTACATTGATACCAAGTTTAGAGAAAAAAAACTAA